In Primulina huaijiensis isolate GDHJ02 chromosome 16, ASM1229523v2, whole genome shotgun sequence, a single genomic region encodes these proteins:
- the LOC140962006 gene encoding receptor-like protein kinase FERONIA has translation MRNRSSPWILVALSFHLLPFVISAIDYTPTEKIFMSCGGPPDSTDYDGRKWTSDVGSKFMLTSSNSLTATAATQKPSVPQVPYMTARIFQSDFTYSFPVAPGRKFIRLYFYPASYGGLNAVNGLFSVTCGPYTLMKNFSAAQTTEALNYDYMMKEFSVNVASEVLNITFMPSRDTSNSYAFVNGIEVVSHPDIYNSDGTDVVVGQSTGFTIDNTTALENLYRLNVGGNDISPSKDTGLYRSWRDDSSYIFSAANGVTEVPDPNVTVSYPPGSATYIAPLEVYTTLRSMGPNASVNQNYNLTWLFLVDSGFSYLVRLHFCEITDIVYKVNQRVFSIFMNNQTAEQGADVIAMAGRNGVPVHKDYVVFVPTGPPMQDLWLDLHPFISSNPQFYDAILNGLEIFKINDTKGYLAGPNPTPLPQPKVDTHDESSGSVQSKSHKAVIGGVGGGIATLLVVGLIICIVSRQRQKHRKDPSTSDGWLPLSLYGNSHSSGSAKTNTTGSNASSLPSNLCRHFSFSEIKAATNGFDEALLLGVGGFGKVYRGEIDSGTKVAIKRGNPLSEQGVHEFQTEIEMLSKLRHRHLVSLIGYCEENCEMILVYDYMAYGTLREHLYKTQKPPLPWKQRLEICIGAARGLHYLHTGAKHTIIHRDVKTTNILLDEKWVAKVSDFGLSKTGPTLDNTHVSTVVKGSFGYLDPEYFRRQQLTEKSDVYSYGVVLFEILCARPALNPTLPKEQVSLAEWALHCHKKGILDQIIDPYLKGKIAPECLKKISETAVKCVSDVGTERPSMGDVLWNLEFALQLQESAEESESFDVKNTTNSSPGFDGNITDSKSSGLSMSIGGRSLASEDSDGLTPSAVFSQIMNPKGR, from the coding sequence ATGAGGAACCGCAGTAGTCCATGGATCTTGGTGGCCCTTAGTTTTCACCTGCTGCCATTTGTGATATCAGCAATCGATTATACACCCACGGAGAAGATTTTCATGAGCTGTGGAGGTCCCCCTGACTCTACCGACTACGATGGTCGAAAATGGACGTCAGATGTTGGCTCAAAGTTCATGTTAACGAGCAGCAACTCTTTGACCGCCACCGCGGCCACACAGAAACCCTCCGTCCCCCAAGTACCTTACATGACAGCTCGAATATTCCAATCTGATTTCACCTACAGTTTCCCTGTGGCACCAGGCCGTAAGTTTATTCGTTTGTATTTCTATCCCGCTTCCTACGGTGGATTGAATGCTGTCAATGGTCTGTTCTCGGTGACTTGTGGGCCCTATACTCTTATGAAGAATTTCAGCGCCGCTCAAACCACCGAGGCCTTGAATTATGATTATATGATGAAGGAGTTCTCTGTTAATGTCGCATCTGAGGTTTTGAATATAACATTCATGCCGTCCCGTGATACTTCTAACTCATATGCATTCGTGAATGGGATCGAGGTTGTTTCGCATCCTGATATATATAATTCAGATGGAACGGATGTTGTTGTAGGTCAATCCACTGGATTCACTATTGACAACACTACGGCTCTAGAGAATTTGTATCGGTTAAATGTGGGTGGAAACGACATTTCACCCTCCAAAGATACTGGTCTCTACAGGTCGTGGCGTGATGATTCGAGTTACATATTTAGTGCTGCCAATGGAGTTACTGAGGTCCCTGATCCAAATGTGACGGTTAGCTATCCTCCAGGATCGGCAACCTACATTGCCCCACTAGAAGTATACACTACTTTGAGATCAATGGGTCCGAATGCTTCTGTAAACCAGAACTACAATCTAACTTGGCTTTTCCTTGTTGACTCCGGCTTTTCTTATCTGGTTAGACTCCACTTCTGTGAGATAACGGACATTGTTTACAAAGTAAACCAAAGAGTTTTCAGCATCTTCATGAATAATCAGACTGCAGAACAAGGGGCAGATGTTATTGCCATGGCAGGTAGGAACGGTGTCCCTGTTCATAAGGATTATGTCGTTTTTGTTCCCACTGGACCGCCAATGCAGGATCTCTGGCTCGATCTACACCCTTTTATTTCCTCAAATCCCCAGTTCTATGATGCTATCTTGAATGGTCttgaaatattcaaaataaatgatACCAAAGGGTATCTTGCTGGCCCGAATCCAACTCCACTCCCACAACCGAAAGTTGATACTCATGATGAATCTTCTGGATCTGTTCAATCTAAAAGTCACAAAGCAGTTATTGGAGGTGTTGGTGGAGGAATTGCCACACTTCTAGTTGTCGgtttgattatatgtattgtTTCCCGCCAACGCCAAAAGCACAGAAAGGATCCCAGCACTAGTGATGGTTGGCTTCCGTTATCTTTGTATGGAAATTCACATTCATCCGGATCTGCGAAGACAAACACCACTGGAAGTAATGCTTCCTCACTTCCATCAAACCTTTGTCGCCACTTTTCATTTTCTGAGATCAAGGCTGCAACAAATGGCTTCGATGAGGCTCTTCTCCTCGGTGTTGGAGGTTTTGGTAAAGTTTATCGTGGAGAGATTGACAGTGGCACAAAGGTCGCCATTAAGCGTGGGAACCCACTCTCTGAACAAGGAGTGCATGAGTTCCAAACTGAGATCGAAATGCTCTCTAAACTTCGCCACCGTCACCTTGTATCTTTGATTGGGTATTGCGAAGAGAACTGTGAAATGATTCTTGTATATGATTATATGGCTTATGGAACTCTTAGGGAGCATCTTTACAAGACTCAAAAACCGCCACTGCCATGGAAGCAGAGGCTTGAGATTTGTATCGGTGCTGCCCGTGGTTTGCATTATCTGCACACCGGTGCAAAACACACCATCATCCATCGTGATGTCAAGACAACAAACATTCTCTTGGATGAGAAGTGGGTGGCAAAAGTTTCAGATTTTGGGCTGTCAAAAACAGGCCCCACTCTGGATAACACACATGTCAGCACAGTGGTGAAGGGTAGTTTCGGTTATCTGGATCCAGAGTACTTCAGAAGGCAGCAACTGACTGAAAAATCTGATGTATACTCATATGGAGTTGTACTTTTTGAAATCTTATGCGCTAGGCCGGCATTAAACCCTACACTTCCTAAGGAACAAGTTAGCTTAGCTGAGTGGGCACTGCATTGTCACAAGAAGGGAATTCTTGACCAGATTATCGATCCTTACCTTAAGGGTAAGATTGCACCGGAATGCTTGAAAAAAATTTCTGAGACTGCGGTGAAGTGTGTGTCTGATGTTGGAACTGAGAGACCTTCTATGGGCGATGTGTTGTGGAACCTTGAGTTTGCTCTGCAACTTCAGGAGAGTGCAGAGGAAAGTGAATCATTCGACGTTAAGAATACTACCAACTCATCCCCAGGTTTTGATGGAAACATAACGGATTCAAAAAGCAGTGGATTGTCAATGAGCATTGGTGGACGCAGCCTTGCCAGCGAAGACTCGGATGGGTTGACGCCAAGTGCAGTCTTTTCTCAGATAATGAATCCCAAAGGTCGCTAA
- the LOC140960803 gene encoding uncharacterized protein, which produces MAGIPTFNSHSFRPLSSSLCFKPRPLFLLTQLRNPSRRLTFPRIYALSSNDIKVGLNIEVDGAPWRVLEFLHVKPGKGAAYVRTTLRNYVTGNQVDRTFRAGSKLEAADIVKETKQYTYKDGVQYVFMDLTTYEEYRLDEAEVGDKSKWLKEGMDCNLLFWNNKVIDFELPITVKLTVVEVDPGLRGDTAQGGSKPATLDTGAVVSVPLFIDKGEEILIDTRTGQYMSRA; this is translated from the exons ATGGCGGGAATCCCGACTTTCAATTCCCATTCATTCCGCCCACTATCTTCGTCTCTTTGCTTCAAACCCCGCCCATTATTCCTTCTCACTCAACTCAGAAACCCCTCCCGCCGACTTACGTTTCCCA GAATATATGCGTTGTCGAGCAATGACATTAAAGTTGGCCTCAACATTGAAGTGGATGGAGCTCCTTGGCGGGTTCTTG AGTTTCTCCATGTCAAGCCTGGCAAAGGCGCAGCGTACGTGAGGACCACATTGCGCAACTATGTGACAGGGAACCAAGTCGACAGAACTTTCAGAGCTGGAAGTAAA TTAGAAGCAGCAGATATAGTGAAAGAAACCAAGCAATACACTTACAAAGATGGTGTTCAATATGTCTTCATGGACTTG ACAACATATGAGGAATACCGTCTGGATGAGGCAGAAGTTGGAGATAAATCGAAGTGGCTAAAGGAGGGAATGGACTGCAATTTGCTTTTCTGGAATAACAAG GTTATTGATTTCGAGCTCCCTATCACAGTGAAGTTAACTGTGGTTGAAGTTGATCCTGGACTCAGAGGTGATACAGCCCAAG GTGGATCTAAACCCGCGACTCTTGACACCGGTGCTGTGGTTAGCGTCCCATTGTTCATAGACAAAGGCGAGGAAATTTTGATAGATACCAGAACTGGGCAGTACATGAGCCGTGCATAG
- the LOC140962007 gene encoding thioredoxin H9-like codes for MGHCLAKATNDGNDSDHNVELTGGNVHLITTKEGWEQKMAEAKTDGKIVIANFSASWCGPCKLIAPFYAELSEKHQSLMFLTVDVDELTEFSTSWDIKATPTFFFLKDGRQFDKLVGANKPELQKKVTVILDF; via the exons ATGGGGCATTGCTTAGCTAAG GCTACAAATGATGGAAATGATTCTGATCATAATGTTGAGTTGACTGGTGGAAATGTGCACCTTATCACGACAAAGGAAGGTTGGGAACAAAAGATGGCAGAAGCTAAGACAGATGGAAAGATT GTAATCGCCAATTTCAGTGCTTCATGGTGTGGCCCTTGCAAACTTATTGCACCTTTCTATGCTGAGCTGTCTGAGAAACACCAATCTCTAATGTTTTTGACGGTTGATGTGGACGAGCTTACT GAATTTAGCACATCATGGGATATCAAAGCAACGCCGACCTTCTTTTTCCTTAAAGACGGGCGACAATTTGACAAACTTGTAGGAGCCAACAAGCCAGAACTGCAGAAGAAGGTGACTGTGATACTTGATTTTTAA
- the LOC140962041 gene encoding uncharacterized protein: MPAAVVQSPQSSNRKALQPKIDIFPTNALINMATNTNAKPKSSQCVDISNKENIHPMIQCFDSSLAQELSAIREKLERLTVDRENTDEVLRQRGMMLDSHMKGIINRWEDQKQLEMEVDRLYRLKEIRLSCMRISPVKSLREKEQEKVLKESQAKTIEMSP; the protein is encoded by the exons ATGCCAGCAGCTGTAGTTCAATCTCCTCAAAGCAGCAACCGCAAAGCTCTGCAGCCCAAGATCGATATATTCCCTACTAATGCACTCATCAATATGGCTACTAATACTAATGCGAAGCCTAAGTCTTCGCAATGTGTCGACATCTCCAACAAGGAGAACATTCATCCCATGATCCAATGCTTCGATTCCTCGCTTGCCCAGGAGCTCAGCGCCATCCGTGAGAAGCTCGAGAGATTGACGGTTGACAGGGAAAATACCGATGAAGTCCTCAGGCAGAGGGGGATGATGCTGGATTCCCACATGAAGGGAATTATTAATAGATGGGAAGACCAAAAACAGCTGGAGATGGAAGTTGATCGGTTGTACCGTTTGAAAGAGATCAGATTATCTTGCAtg AGAATATCTCCAGTTAAATCACTGAGAGAAAAGGAACAAGAGAAGGTGTTGAAAGAAAGTCAAGCAAAGACAATTGAAATGTCGCCTTAG
- the LOC140962048 gene encoding serine/threonine-protein kinase STN8, chloroplastic codes for MVIVDKPLNDATHTHLETLLRLGIGEPLMMASLLSPGVTSFTYHSKPSIYFFKTPISVSCKRNSIKCNSFLDDISQGLLNDSLHLDRFAAFQRLQSAAGELPEVQKWEILIFSGLVWIYLTARPGVLMGAIDAYIFAILQLGLDSLLGRRNLKRRDFLVGDRLGEGSFGVVYSGLIVPKNVNVDQSLTKRASAKAVRLKQGLKDKVILKKVKIGVQGAVECGDYEEWFNYRLSRAAPDTCAEFLGSFVSDTTDTLYTKGEKWLVWKFEGDLDLADYMNDRGFPLNLESLVFGRKLQGLEPKERNALIIKQIMRQIISSLKKIHDTGIVHRDVKPSNLVVTKNGRIKLIDFGAATDLRIGKNYVPDRGLLDPDYCPPELYVMPEETPKPPPEPIAALMSPILWQLNSPDLFDMYSAGIVLVQMAIPSLRSKAGLKNFNLELKGVGYDLNRWREKSRTRADLSILDLDSGRGWDLASKLITPRSSLRRGRLSASAALRHPYFLLGADQAASLISKLTVIKR; via the exons ATGGTAATTGTGGATAAACCTTTGAATGACGCGACGCACACCCATCTTGAAACATTACTTCGTTTGGGGATTGGAGAGCCATTGATGATGGCTTCTCTTCTGTCCCCGGGTGTAACTTCATTTACCTATCACTCCAAACCATCCATCTACTTCTTCAAAACCCCCATTTCAGTTTCTTGTAAAAGGAATTCCATCAAATGCAATTCATTTCTTGATGACATTTCTCAGGGCTTGTTAAATGATTCCCTTCATCTGGACCGGTTTGCTGCTTTCCAGCGGCTCCAAAGTGCTGCCGGGGAGCTGCCAGAAGTTCAAAAATGGGAGATACTCATTTTTTCTGGTCTCGTTTGGATTTACCTGACTGCTAGGCCCGGAGTTCTTATGGGAGCGATCGATGCGTATATTTTCGCCATTCTGCAACTGGGATTGGACAGTTTACTAGGGAGAAGGAATCTAAAGAGAAGGGATTTTTTGGTTGGTGATAGATTGGGTGAAGGGTCGTTTGGTGTTGTTTACTCTGGACTGATCGTTCCCAAGAACGTAAATGTGGATCAAAGTCTGACCAAACGAGCGAGTGCGAAAGCTGTTCGGCTCAAACAAGGGCTGAAAGATAAAGTTATTCTCAAGAAG GTAAAGATTGGAGTTCAAGGTGCGGTGGAGTGTGGGGATTATGAGGAGTGGTTCAATTACAGACTGTCGAGAGCAGCTCCAGATACATGCGCTGAGTTTCTGGGCAGCTTTGTATCAGATACAACTGATACTCTGTATACAAAGGGTGAGAAATGGCTTGTCTGGAAATTTGAG GGTGATCTAGACCTTGCCGATTACATGAATGATCGCGGGTTCCCATTGAATTTAGAGTCTCTGGTGTTTGGTCGCAAGCTGCAAGGCCTAGAGCCCAAAGAACGCAATGCGTTGATCATCAAACAGATAATGCGCCAGATCATTAGTTCCCTTAAGAAAATCCATGACACGGGGATCGTTCATCGAGATGTAAAGCCATCCAACTTGGTTGTCACGAAAAATGGACGAATAAAACTCATTGATTTCGGTGCAGCAACAGACTTACGAATAGGGAAAAACTATGTCCCCGACCGTGGGCTGCTAGACCCTGATTATTGTCCCCCCGAACTGTATGTAATGCCTGAAGAAACCCCAAAACCACCACCGGAGCCCATTGCTGCGCTGATGTCCCCAATCTTGTGGCAACTTAACAGTCCTGATCTATTTGACATGTACTCGGCAGGCATAGTGTTGGTGCAAATGGCTATACCAAGCTTAAGGTCGAAAGCGGGATTGAAGAACTTTAACTTGGAATTGAAGGGAGTGGGCTATGACTTGAATAGATGGAGGGAGAAGAGTAGGACGAGGGCCGACCTCTCCATACTCGATCTCGATTCGGGGCGAGGCTGGGATTTGGCCTCGAAACTGATAACTCCGAGAAGTTCCTTGAGGCGTGGGCGTCTATCCGCGTCAGCTGCTCTAAGGCATCCTTATTTTTTGTTGGGTGCGGATCAAGCTGCTTCCCTTATCTCCAAACTCACTGTAATCAAACGCTGA
- the LOC140960735 gene encoding protein LURP-one-related 15-like — protein sequence MMMGGSSSAPGPQQVAVISPQFCVNYPIDLTIVRKLMTLSEGNFGVTDVNGNIMFRVKGKLFSLRDRRVLYDLAGNPLITFHQKMLSAHRRWVVFRGDSTDSKDLLFSVKKSSLLQMKTKLDVFLASNPGEELCDFRIEGSWFERSCVIYAGNSSNIIAQMHRKHSAQSILLGKDTFGVTVYPNVDYAFIVALVVILEEINEDRSGED from the exons ATGATGATGGGTGGATCGAGTTCTGCGCCAGGGCCCCAGCAGGTGGCGGTGATCAGCCCGCAGTTCTGCGTGAATTACCCAATCGATCTGACTATTGTGCGGAAGCTGATGACTCTGTCGGAGGGAAATTTTGGAGTTACCGATGTAAACGGTAACATAATGTTCAGAGTCAAAGGGAAACTCTTCAGCCTCCGTGATCGCCGCGTTTTGTACGATCTCGCCGGGAACCCCCTCATCACTTTTCACCAAAAg ATGCTATCTGCACATAGAAGATGGGTGGTTTTTAGAGGAGATAGCACAGATTCAAAGGATCTTCTTTTCAGCGTGAAGAAATCTTCGCTCTTACAGATGAAGACGAAGCTAGATGTGTTCTTGGCTTCCAACCCCGGGGAGGAGTTGTGTGACTTCAGGATCGAAGGCAGCTGGTTCGAGAGATCCTGCGTCATATATGCTGGAAATTCTTCCAACATCATCGCACAG ATGCACAGGAAACACAGTGCCCAAAGTATACTACTCGGGAAAGACACATTCGGGGTGACCGTGTATCCTAACGTGGATTACGCCTTCATTGTTGCGCTTGTTGTTATTCTTGAGGAGATCAACGAGGACAGATCTGGTGAAGACTGA